In Candidatus Zixiibacteriota bacterium, the sequence GCGTAATCCCGGCGATCCCATACGGCATCGTATCGCCGCTGGTTGCCGAGGCGATGCACTTGTCCGTGGGCGGACAGATGGTGTCGAGCAGAAAACCGCTGCCGGCAACGCCGCCCGGATCCAGGTCGAAACTCAGGCGCAGTTGCTCCGTCAACTCAAAGTCGAAAAACAGATCCTCGCCGCCGTCGAATTCTTCCAGACATGTTGCCGAATAGTTGTCTTCTGCTGCCACCGTGGTGATTGATCCCAGCACATACGGCAGGCTGCTCGCCGCGATCGGCGGTAGCGACAGCGGCAACGTACAATCGACGCCGAACGGATCGTAGCTAATCTCCGTGATCAGAATATCGAATTCCGGAATACATGCCGGCGAGGGCCAGGTATCGACCATGATGTAGTAGAATCCCGGTTGGAGCAGTAAACCCAGGATGCTGTGCGGCATTGTGCCCGAGGTCGTGCTCAGCCCCAGACAATCGTAGTCGGGCGGGCAATTGTCGTCAATCACGATTCCCGTCCAGCCTGTTCCCTTCGGGTCGAGCGTGATCTGGCAGGCCAGCGTGCGCGTCACCTCCAGACGGATCACATAGTCCTCGCCATTGTCATAGTAGCCGAGACAGGTCGACGAATAGTCGTTCAGTGCGCTGCAGGTCGACCGGCCGTCGATCAATAGCGACGACACATACGCTGGAAACAGGATTTCCTCCGCATCCAGGCAATTGCTGCCGCACGGCACCGGATCA encodes:
- a CDS encoding dockerin type I repeat-containing protein; this encodes MPLDRVSTIKILVVGVILLVILLARMLEGRCKPNTPNDPVPCGSNCLDAEEILFPAYVSSLLIDGRSTCSALNDYSSTCLGYYDNGEDYVIRLEVTRTLACQITLDPKGTGWTGIVIDDNCPPDYDCLGLSTTSGTMPHSILGLLLQPGFYYIMVDTWPSPACIPEFDILITEISYDPFGVDCTLPLSLPPIAASSLPYVLGSITTVAAEDNYSATCLEEFDGGEDLFFDFELTEQLRLSFDLDPGGVAGSGFLLDTICPPTDKCIASATSGDTMPYGIAGITLPPSHYYLMIDTWSPSVLLNAATLTIDLAYLCGDADGSGNISISDAIYVVSYVFAGGAAPEPLAAADVDVSGVVNVSDAVYLINYIFAGGAAPCG